A stretch of the Paenibacillus dendritiformis genome encodes the following:
- a CDS encoding Rha family transcriptional regulator has translation MSKLILNTECMLYEMNGKALYSSRQVANEFDRQHSHVLRSIDEIAQSKIGLSKELMILLAGQTIEQFYSENFFEGKYKDASGKRNREVLMTRKGSMLIVMGFTGEKATVVKIGLLNRFEAMEQFIQSLNNARLEHPAFTQAIMDSKEVPMHYHFSNESDMINRIVLGVSAKKFREANGIAKGQSIRPYLKTEQIQAVEMLQRVDIGLLVAGLEFDDRKRTLTQYFERSRLKRIA, from the coding sequence ATGAGCAAACTTATCCTTAATACGGAATGCATGTTGTATGAGATGAATGGAAAAGCGCTATACAGCAGCCGTCAAGTAGCTAATGAGTTTGACAGGCAACACAGCCACGTCCTTCGTTCTATCGATGAAATAGCTCAATCCAAAATTGGACTGAGTAAAGAACTGATGATTTTGCTTGCTGGACAGACAATAGAACAATTTTACTCAGAGAATTTTTTTGAGGGCAAGTATAAGGATGCTTCAGGAAAGCGAAATAGGGAAGTTTTAATGACAAGAAAGGGATCTATGCTTATTGTCATGGGCTTTACTGGTGAAAAGGCTACTGTCGTTAAAATCGGCCTGTTAAACCGCTTCGAAGCTATGGAGCAATTTATTCAATCTCTTAATAACGCCAGACTCGAACACCCGGCATTTACACAAGCGATTATGGATTCAAAGGAAGTGCCAATGCATTACCATTTCAGCAACGAAAGCGACATGATTAATCGGATCGTGCTTGGGGTCAGCGCTAAGAAATTCCGAGAAGCCAACGGAATAGCTAAGGGCCAGTCAATTCGACCTTACCTGAAAACTGAACAGATCCAGGCTGTAGAAATGCTGCAGCGTGTGGACATTGGATTGTTGGTGGCCGGGCTAGAGTTCGATGATAGGAAGCGGACGCTGACTCAGTATTTTGAACGTTCGAGACTGAAGCGGATCGCGTAG
- a CDS encoding YhgE/Pip domain-containing protein, with the protein MNILKIYITDLRNIIKNPAAIIVILAVVILPSLYAWFNILPSWDPYANTKDVSVAVVNLDKGSEVQDKSINVGEKVIESLKENDKLGWRFVDKEDAMEGVNHGDYYAAIVIPEDFSERLTSVISSHPEKAELDYFINQKVNAIAPKVTSAGATGVTSTIRSNFVKEANGAIFEIFNEIGVELQGNKPSILKMKDNLFKLEENIPEIESMIRKGQVDLIKANDIIKKAETAISLIKDFEKEKKEAVDSDVERFLDKGDETFEKTIPVVKKDLQALQNTMTEMSAMTDAINSNLDLRVVEQELSKKSDELNSGIWSLQKLITRIEGVNHSLTAGGVMNDIVSSLYDMKNKLEELNNQLERARRIVADNKELAVDKLKEIQRTALKINDLIGQFRTDLDNRIVPALTKALDDMEQAGKRYREQLTRVQDLIKKAKDQLAQADGSALAEKWKEIAGSLSEAASQLENSLGSLDKLIEKAEELSKLTGTDYQWLIDMLKNMKTNAGSLQELLDKINTELENNNVSELVRRLIGNFLDKAEVMAGQLADSYDNVIAPGFKSNRGTIEKLINEARDKSGKLQDAATSVVKLTDKLLAKDFNKVEDRLRNAAARTKDGQNAISKLIDVAENMKRSVDDGAIEDVIAKLRNVESRMEDISKALVRASEFAGEANKPTKDTLNQISSVTKDAAASLDNAVETIDKDVVPGFRRSMEKSRQGLEFVRKIENELFAAIPKIESALAEVKDKVRLGETELDKVNGEFPELSRKVRDIAAKIRSFEETGDLDEVIKLLTGDAEQESDFFAEPVLLKEHDLFPIPNYGSAMSPFFTTLALWVGGLLLISMLIVDIENKHEYKSYEAYFGRLLTFVTLGIGQATIVTLGDMFLLKTYVLHKFWFVLFGIYISIIFVTIVYTLVSVFGNVGKALSIILLVFQLASSGGTFPIQMTPAFFQKLHPFLPFTHAITIMREAVGGILWPVVTKHMLILLIYIGIAFVLGVGLKKTINKSSDKFLQKAKKSKLL; encoded by the coding sequence ATGAATATATTGAAAATTTACATAACAGACCTTCGCAACATTATTAAAAATCCGGCTGCAATTATTGTTATTTTGGCGGTAGTTATTCTCCCTTCTTTATATGCCTGGTTCAATATTCTTCCGTCCTGGGATCCGTACGCCAATACGAAGGATGTCTCCGTGGCCGTTGTCAATCTGGATAAGGGTTCCGAGGTCCAGGATAAAAGCATCAACGTGGGCGAGAAGGTCATCGAGTCGTTAAAGGAGAACGATAAATTAGGATGGCGGTTCGTGGATAAAGAGGATGCGATGGAAGGCGTCAACCACGGAGACTATTATGCGGCCATCGTCATTCCGGAAGACTTCTCCGAGAGGTTAACCTCTGTCATTTCAAGTCACCCTGAGAAGGCCGAACTAGATTATTTTATTAATCAGAAGGTGAACGCAATTGCGCCGAAGGTGACATCGGCCGGGGCGACGGGGGTAACGTCAACGATCCGGAGCAATTTCGTGAAAGAGGCCAACGGCGCCATCTTTGAAATTTTCAATGAGATTGGCGTGGAACTGCAAGGGAACAAGCCTTCGATTTTGAAAATGAAGGACAATCTTTTCAAATTGGAAGAGAATATTCCGGAAATTGAAAGCATGATTCGGAAAGGCCAAGTCGATTTAATAAAAGCGAACGACATTATCAAAAAAGCGGAAACGGCGATTTCTTTAATCAAGGATTTCGAAAAAGAGAAAAAAGAGGCTGTTGATTCCGATGTGGAACGGTTCCTGGATAAGGGAGACGAAACCTTTGAGAAGACCATTCCGGTCGTCAAAAAGGATTTGCAGGCTTTGCAAAACACGATGACGGAAATGTCGGCGATGACCGATGCAATTAATTCGAACCTTGATCTCCGTGTCGTGGAACAGGAACTGAGCAAAAAAAGCGATGAACTGAATTCAGGGATATGGTCATTGCAGAAGCTGATTACGAGAATCGAGGGCGTCAATCATTCTCTAACCGCTGGCGGGGTCATGAATGACATTGTCTCCTCGCTGTATGATATGAAAAATAAATTGGAAGAATTAAATAACCAATTGGAAAGAGCTCGCCGCATCGTTGCCGACAATAAAGAGCTTGCCGTGGACAAGCTGAAGGAAATTCAACGAACGGCACTCAAAATTAATGATCTGATTGGCCAGTTCCGGACGGATCTGGATAATCGCATCGTCCCTGCGCTGACAAAGGCACTGGATGATATGGAGCAGGCCGGCAAGCGATACCGGGAGCAATTAACCCGCGTGCAAGACCTGATCAAAAAGGCGAAGGACCAGCTTGCGCAAGCAGATGGCAGCGCCCTTGCCGAGAAATGGAAGGAGATAGCGGGCTCTTTATCCGAAGCGGCCAGCCAACTTGAAAATAGCCTGGGATCGCTCGATAAGCTGATTGAGAAGGCAGAAGAGCTCTCGAAATTAACGGGTACGGATTATCAATGGCTCATAGACATGTTGAAAAACATGAAAACGAACGCGGGGAGCCTGCAAGAGCTGCTGGATAAAATCAATACGGAGCTTGAAAACAACAATGTGTCAGAGCTTGTGCGCCGTCTGATTGGAAACTTCCTGGACAAGGCCGAGGTTATGGCGGGCCAACTGGCTGACAGCTATGACAATGTCATCGCTCCCGGCTTTAAGTCAAACCGCGGCACGATCGAGAAGCTCATTAACGAGGCGCGCGACAAATCGGGCAAATTGCAGGATGCCGCTACTTCCGTCGTGAAGTTGACGGATAAATTATTGGCCAAAGATTTTAATAAAGTAGAAGATCGGCTTCGAAATGCGGCAGCGCGCACGAAGGATGGCCAAAATGCGATCAGCAAACTCATCGATGTCGCGGAAAACATGAAAAGGTCCGTGGATGACGGCGCGATTGAGGATGTGATTGCGAAGCTGCGGAATGTAGAGAGCCGAATGGAAGATATCTCGAAGGCGTTAGTTCGAGCCAGCGAATTTGCCGGCGAGGCGAACAAGCCGACGAAGGATACGCTGAATCAGATTAGCTCGGTCACGAAGGATGCGGCTGCCTCCCTCGATAATGCGGTTGAGACGATTGATAAGGATGTGGTCCCAGGTTTCCGCCGTTCGATGGAAAAATCGCGGCAAGGCCTGGAGTTCGTCCGGAAAATCGAAAACGAACTGTTCGCCGCGATTCCGAAAATCGAATCGGCCTTGGCCGAGGTGAAGGACAAGGTTCGCTTGGGCGAGACGGAATTAGACAAAGTGAACGGAGAGTTCCCTGAGCTTAGCAGAAAGGTCAGGGATATTGCCGCCAAAATTCGTTCTTTTGAAGAAACGGGCGATTTGGATGAAGTCATCAAGCTGCTGACCGGGGATGCGGAGCAAGAAAGTGATTTCTTCGCGGAGCCCGTGCTGCTGAAGGAGCATGACCTGTTCCCGATTCCGAATTATGGTTCGGCGATGTCGCCGTTCTTCACGACGTTGGCGTTGTGGGTCGGCGGACTGCTCCTGATTTCGATGCTGATTGTCGATATTGAGAATAAGCATGAGTACAAAAGCTATGAAGCTTATTTCGGCCGGCTGCTCACGTTTGTCACGTTAGGCATCGGGCAGGCGACGATTGTAACGCTGGGTGATATGTTTCTTTTGAAAACCTATGTACTTCATAAATTCTGGTTCGTCCTGTTTGGGATATACATCAGTATCATATTCGTCACGATCGTATATACGCTTGTGTCCGTCTTCGGGAATGTCGGGAAAGCATTATCCATCATACTGCTCGTATTCCAGTTGGCAAGCTCCGGCGGAACCTTTCCGATTCAGATGACACCGGCCTTCTTCCAGAAGCTGCACCCGTTTTTGCCGTTCACTCACGCCATCACGATTATGAGGGAAGCGGTCGGGGGCATTCTGTGGCCGGTCGTCACGAAGCATATGTTAATCCTGCTTATTTATATCGGGATTGCGTTCGTGCTGGGAGTCGGCTTGAAAAAGACGATTAATAAATCGAGCGATAAATTTTTGCAAAAGGCAAAGAAGAGCAAGCTGCTGTAA
- a CDS encoding ImmA/IrrE family metallo-endopeptidase: MNILENDVLGHPISVARKLFKKLYLNNNYNILDFRADIALALLVEENNIHLDAFPFRKESFCGMLVIDEYETTITYNSNHSSEKQNFTIAHELGHYYLHRNKQSQFVDQAKDMLDNSILIFERQANAFAAELVLPDDVISLMLSYRYNFYRIAKSTKISYECLYWRLVNYLTNKLNLLREQSIAFVEDYKKESIRKEPENAAIFRVAFNFGYTETVHKELLRLTGM, from the coding sequence ATGAATATTCTTGAAAATGATGTACTTGGTCATCCAATAAGTGTTGCAAGAAAATTGTTCAAAAAACTGTATCTTAATAATAACTACAATATATTAGATTTTAGAGCAGATATTGCACTAGCCTTACTAGTCGAAGAAAACAACATTCATTTGGACGCATTTCCATTCAGAAAAGAATCATTTTGCGGCATGCTAGTCATTGATGAATATGAAACAACAATAACATACAATTCTAATCATTCATCCGAAAAGCAAAATTTCACAATTGCGCATGAACTAGGACATTATTATCTACACAGGAATAAGCAATCTCAATTTGTAGATCAAGCCAAGGACATGCTTGATAATAGTATTTTGATATTCGAGCGCCAGGCAAACGCTTTTGCAGCCGAATTAGTACTGCCTGACGATGTAATCAGCCTTATGCTTAGCTATCGATATAACTTTTATAGGATCGCAAAATCAACAAAAATTTCATACGAATGCCTATACTGGAGACTAGTCAATTATTTGACTAACAAATTAAATTTGCTTAGAGAACAAAGTATCGCATTCGTTGAAGATTATAAGAAAGAATCAATCAGGAAAGAACCAGAAAATGCAGCTATTTTCAGAGTTGCCTTTAACTTTGGGTACACGGAAACTGTACACAAAGAACTATTACGACTAACAGGCATGTAG
- a CDS encoding sensor histidine kinase, protein MEESKYQIFEILDSSRNEAVTMSHELQEVLNQTAEICDKVDELERKYRLARLRLTEVSRDFVRYTEEDIKLAYEKATQLQLELMIYREKEGYLKTRRDDLQKRLRAVEGSIERAETIGSQMSVALEYLSGDLGQVTRILESAKNRQLLGLKIILAQEEERKRIAREIHDGPAQSLANLVLRTEIVERMISKQDFQSVKHEIVDLRSQVRFGLEEIRKIIYNLRPMALDDLGLVPTLRKFIHDYEEKNRIRTSFEIRGHERRLKSAMEAAIYRLVQEAFTNAAKHGHPTNVTCELTYEPEEVRVVVRDNGFGFKLDSLEVKSKEHMHFGLLGMKERVELLEGHMEIYSAENRGTRIVIQIPTNVEKREE, encoded by the coding sequence ATGGAAGAAAGCAAATATCAAATATTTGAAATATTGGATTCCTCCCGGAATGAAGCCGTCACGATGAGCCACGAGCTTCAGGAAGTGTTGAATCAGACGGCGGAAATTTGCGATAAAGTGGACGAGCTGGAACGGAAATATCGTCTGGCTCGTTTGCGTTTGACCGAGGTAAGCCGAGACTTTGTCCGCTACACGGAAGAGGATATTAAGCTAGCTTATGAGAAAGCAACGCAGTTGCAGCTGGAACTGATGATATACCGTGAGAAGGAAGGCTACCTGAAGACCCGCAGGGACGATCTGCAGAAGCGGCTGCGCGCCGTGGAGGGATCGATTGAACGTGCGGAGACGATTGGTTCCCAGATGAGCGTGGCGCTGGAGTATCTGTCCGGAGATCTGGGTCAAGTGACCCGCATTCTCGAATCGGCGAAGAATCGCCAGCTTCTTGGCCTGAAGATTATTCTGGCCCAGGAAGAGGAGCGCAAGCGGATCGCCCGGGAGATTCATGACGGTCCGGCTCAGTCATTAGCCAATCTAGTGCTGAGGACGGAAATTGTAGAAAGAATGATATCGAAGCAGGATTTTCAGTCGGTGAAGCACGAAATAGTAGATTTACGATCGCAAGTGCGATTCGGTCTGGAGGAAATTCGGAAGATTATATACAATTTGCGGCCGATGGCCCTCGATGATTTGGGGCTGGTGCCGACATTGCGCAAGTTCATTCATGATTATGAGGAGAAGAACCGGATTCGGACCTCCTTCGAGATTCGGGGGCATGAGCGCCGGTTGAAGTCGGCGATGGAGGCGGCCATATACAGGCTGGTACAGGAGGCGTTCACCAATGCGGCCAAGCATGGGCATCCGACGAACGTGACCTGTGAACTGACCTATGAGCCGGAGGAGGTGCGGGTTGTCGTTCGGGATAACGGATTCGGCTTCAAGCTGGATTCCTTGGAGGTCAAATCGAAGGAACATATGCATTTCGGTCTGCTTGGGATGAAGGAGCGTGTCGAACTGCTCGAAGGCCACATGGAGATCTATTCCGCCGAGAACCGCGGCACGCGAATCGTGATACAAATTCCGACAAATGTGGAGAAGAGAGAGGAGTAA
- a CDS encoding helix-turn-helix domain-containing protein, with amino-acid sequence MNTNLGARIAELRRSRNLTQFKLAESLNVSTSMVAMWETGRRDPSTEMISILANFFNVSSDYLLGLTDDPTNEVKTETPQSISAWLRSTGTDLTEDEKEVLAEDMEEYFKMRKARILKKRQ; translated from the coding sequence GTGAATACGAATTTAGGGGCTAGAATAGCCGAGTTAAGGAGAAGTCGAAATCTTACCCAATTTAAGCTCGCTGAATCGCTTAACGTTTCAACGAGCATGGTTGCAATGTGGGAAACAGGGCGCAGAGATCCCAGCACAGAAATGATCTCGATTCTAGCCAATTTTTTTAATGTATCTAGCGACTACTTGTTAGGTCTTACGGATGATCCCACAAATGAAGTTAAGACAGAAACCCCCCAAAGCATAAGTGCTTGGCTAAGATCAACTGGTACGGATTTAACTGAAGATGAAAAAGAAGTTCTTGCGGAGGATATGGAAGAATATTTCAAAATGAGAAAAGCTCGCATACTTAAAAAGAGACAATAA
- a CDS encoding response regulator, giving the protein MEHRTQEKPSIKVLLADDHQLFREGLKRILNMEDDLEVIGECGDGIQVVEFCNKEVPDVVLMDINMPVENGVVATERLRDIFPDVKVIILSIHDDESYVFETLRKGASGYLLKDMEAESLINAIRSVVSGYAFIHPKVTGKLIQQLRRMTILDGHGVVSNQSSHDSGVRFVAAEDNPLTRREAEVLRLMAEGKSNKMIGEYLFISEKTVKNHVSSILQKMEVDDRTQAVINSIKNGWVTL; this is encoded by the coding sequence ATGGAGCATCGAACACAGGAAAAGCCTAGCATCAAAGTACTCCTTGCTGACGATCATCAGCTTTTTCGCGAAGGTTTGAAACGGATTTTGAACATGGAGGACGATCTGGAAGTCATCGGGGAATGCGGCGACGGGATTCAGGTTGTGGAATTCTGCAACAAGGAAGTGCCGGACGTCGTCCTGATGGACATCAATATGCCGGTAGAGAACGGCGTCGTCGCCACCGAGCGTCTTCGCGATATTTTCCCGGATGTCAAAGTCATCATTCTATCCATTCATGACGACGAGAGCTATGTATTCGAGACGCTGCGCAAGGGCGCATCCGGCTATCTGCTCAAGGATATGGAGGCCGAGTCGCTGATCAACGCGATCCGATCGGTCGTAAGCGGCTATGCATTCATTCATCCGAAGGTGACGGGCAAGCTGATTCAACAGCTGCGCCGAATGACGATTCTGGACGGGCATGGCGTCGTGAGCAATCAATCCTCCCATGATTCGGGCGTGCGCTTCGTGGCGGCGGAAGATAACCCGCTTACTCGCCGTGAGGCCGAAGTGCTCCGCCTGATGGCGGAAGGCAAGAGCAACAAGATGATTGGAGAATACTTGTTCATCAGCGAGAAGACCGTCAAGAACCATGTCAGCAGCATTCTGCAAAAAATGGAGGTTGACGATCGGACGCAAGCGGTCATTAACTCCATTAAAAACGGTTGGGTCACGTTGTAA
- a CDS encoding DUF771 domain-containing protein → MERSPAFKVIVDHAYVQRLAREEVKRLVEETGAGTWWDLKRLEAETCRKRDWLIENIMLNPRFKEEMKLISNGCDNGRWMFRAAGMRAFLDKHFQELNGKPMRAG, encoded by the coding sequence TTGGAGCGATCGCCAGCATTCAAGGTCATTGTAGACCATGCATATGTCCAACGTCTTGCCAGAGAAGAGGTCAAACGCTTGGTTGAAGAAACTGGTGCGGGCACCTGGTGGGATTTGAAGAGGCTCGAAGCAGAGACATGCCGTAAGCGGGATTGGTTGATCGAGAACATTATGCTTAACCCGCGATTCAAGGAAGAGATGAAGTTAATCTCGAATGGCTGCGACAACGGCCGCTGGATGTTCAGGGCTGCAGGAATGAGGGCATTCTTGGACAAGCATTTTCAGGAGCTTAACGGCAAGCCTATGCGGGCTGGGTGA
- a CDS encoding glycosyltransferase — protein sequence MIAMLCWIIGCYGIAVAAVHLAHGWQKLVRGSRPAPWMHVVIVSENDERHIEWMVRAFGFYTWLRGRQLHMTLLDCGSTDATLAIAERAVRGARISWNAVVITPAEVDRVLDDLESTQPAEAFVVVRLNRAEDLRKVPFMSGSAI from the coding sequence ATGATCGCGATGCTATGTTGGATTATCGGATGCTATGGGATAGCGGTGGCGGCCGTTCATCTCGCGCATGGGTGGCAGAAGCTGGTGCGGGGCTCTCGTCCTGCGCCATGGATGCATGTTGTCATCGTAAGCGAGAATGATGAACGCCACATTGAATGGATGGTACGGGCCTTTGGTTTCTATACTTGGTTACGAGGGCGGCAACTGCATATGACACTGCTGGACTGCGGATCGACGGATGCAACGCTGGCAATCGCCGAGCGTGCGGTCCGGGGAGCGCGAATAAGCTGGAATGCGGTGGTCATAACGCCGGCGGAAGTGGATCGGGTCCTGGATGACCTGGAGTCGACACAGCCCGCCGAAGCTTTTGTCGTTGTCCGTTTGAATCGGGCGGAGGATCTGCGCAAGGTTCCTTTTATGTCTGGAAGCGCTATCTGA
- a CDS encoding tyrosine-type recombinase/integrase, with protein MASFQKYKTKDGYKWMYKYYGAIDPLTGKKKPSTKRGFNSKKEAQLDAAIVELQVANGTFVSEKDTTFSEFAPKWLKIYSSTKNVKVSTVQSREVCIRRLLKSFQHIMLKDVTKEMYQNYLISLKESGYSKETITSTHATAKMLFGKAHELDIIKANPTEGATIPAFTKTVEELEKEEELPKYFEKNELVQFLQIAKEHGMDKDYAVFLTLAYTGMRVGELCALKWKDVNFEEKSISITKTYWNKTNNTVKYTLNTPKTTTSKRVILVNDMVVEELKKLKALQNKVKMQYRKEYYDGDFIFAKLTKFYGYPEKQKVIDMRLKRLLKISGFSDSLTPHSLRHTHTSLLAEAGVGLTEIMERLGQKDEKITRTVYLHVTKQLKKDAVDKFDKLINSI; from the coding sequence ATGGCAAGTTTCCAGAAGTACAAAACCAAAGACGGTTACAAGTGGATGTACAAGTATTATGGAGCAATTGATCCCCTAACCGGCAAGAAGAAACCGTCAACCAAAAGGGGGTTTAATTCAAAAAAGGAGGCCCAACTGGACGCCGCCATAGTGGAGCTACAGGTAGCCAACGGAACATTTGTTAGCGAAAAGGATACTACATTCTCCGAATTCGCCCCCAAGTGGCTAAAAATTTATAGCAGCACCAAGAATGTTAAAGTCTCCACAGTTCAATCAAGAGAAGTATGCATTCGAAGATTACTGAAGTCTTTTCAACACATTATGTTAAAAGATGTTACCAAGGAAATGTATCAGAACTACTTAATATCTTTGAAAGAGAGTGGTTATTCAAAAGAGACGATCACAAGCACCCACGCCACTGCCAAGATGCTTTTCGGAAAGGCCCACGAATTAGATATAATCAAAGCTAATCCAACTGAAGGGGCAACAATCCCGGCTTTTACTAAAACTGTAGAGGAACTTGAAAAGGAAGAGGAGCTCCCGAAGTATTTTGAGAAGAACGAATTGGTCCAGTTTCTACAGATAGCCAAAGAGCATGGGATGGACAAAGATTATGCTGTTTTCCTAACCCTGGCTTATACGGGCATGCGCGTGGGGGAATTATGTGCCTTAAAGTGGAAAGACGTCAATTTCGAGGAGAAGAGTATAAGCATAACAAAGACTTACTGGAACAAGACAAACAACACTGTTAAATATACCTTGAATACCCCGAAAACAACCACCTCAAAGAGAGTGATACTAGTAAACGACATGGTTGTTGAGGAATTGAAAAAATTAAAGGCCCTTCAAAATAAAGTGAAGATGCAATACCGAAAGGAATACTACGACGGAGACTTCATCTTTGCAAAACTAACTAAGTTCTATGGGTACCCTGAAAAGCAGAAAGTTATTGATATGCGTTTGAAAAGATTACTCAAAATATCCGGCTTTAGTGACTCCCTTACCCCGCATTCCCTAAGACATACACATACGTCACTTCTTGCCGAGGCTGGAGTAGGACTGACTGAAATCATGGAAAGACTTGGCCAAAAGGACGAGAAGATCACCCGAACTGTTTACCTACATGTCACCAAGCAATTAAAAAAGGATGCGGTCGATAAGTTTGATAAACTCATCAACAGCATCTAA
- a CDS encoding DUF771 domain-containing protein: protein MNSSPLFKVIVDQEFVQRLAKEEVKRLVEETGAGTWWDLKRLEAETCRKRDWLIDNILLNPRFKAEMKLISNGCDNGRWMFRAAGMRAFLDKHFQELNGKPMRAGVG, encoded by the coding sequence TTGAACTCGTCCCCTTTATTCAAAGTAATCGTAGACCAAGAATTTGTTCAGCGACTTGCTAAAGAAGAGGTCAAGCGCTTGGTTGAAGAAACTGGCGCAGGCACCTGGTGGGATTTGAAGCGGCTTGAAGCCGAAACATGCCGTAAGCGGGATTGGCTGATTGATAACATTCTGCTTAACCCGCGATTCAAGGCAGAGATGAAGTTAATCTCGAACGGTTGCGACAACGGCCGCTGGATGTTCAGGGCTGCAGGAATGAGGGCATTCTTGGACAAGCATTTTCAGGAGCTTAATGGCAAGCCTATGCGGGCTGGCGTTGGGTGA
- a CDS encoding ORF6C domain-containing protein has product MNKDQFNESMNNWMDKQEKEASSIYPVEQKMVPFHGAEILGVRANDGKVYIGVKWVCRGIGFDKNHSDTQVKKIQSDVVLNQGASNMTLPTNGGLQEVLVIELDFLPLWLAKISITPNIQERQPEVARRLIEYQLRAKDVLAEAFLPDVFRPENLSPELQAIFIQDVKIQKLDARVDNLENKTTIDYAKQQELKKAGNARVVNIIGGKKSNAYRDRSLRSEVYTALWNDYKEYFKVNSYSNTYLKDFERGLKYVPLWTPSNNLLRKIEETNGQTLF; this is encoded by the coding sequence TTGAACAAGGATCAATTCAATGAGTCCATGAACAACTGGATGGACAAGCAGGAGAAAGAAGCAAGCAGTATCTACCCGGTAGAACAAAAGATGGTTCCGTTTCACGGGGCTGAGATTTTGGGAGTTAGAGCAAATGATGGAAAGGTATATATAGGGGTTAAATGGGTCTGTCGTGGAATCGGGTTTGATAAGAATCATTCCGATACTCAAGTCAAAAAAATACAATCTGATGTCGTGCTGAATCAAGGCGCGTCAAATATGACGCTCCCTACCAATGGCGGATTACAGGAAGTATTAGTCATTGAACTTGATTTCCTTCCTTTATGGCTTGCTAAGATTTCAATCACTCCTAACATACAGGAACGACAACCAGAAGTTGCACGGCGTTTAATCGAATACCAACTACGTGCTAAGGATGTGCTTGCTGAAGCCTTCTTGCCGGATGTATTTAGACCGGAGAATCTAAGCCCTGAGCTGCAAGCCATTTTTATTCAAGATGTAAAGATTCAAAAGCTAGATGCTCGCGTTGATAATTTGGAGAACAAGACCACCATTGATTATGCGAAACAACAAGAGTTAAAGAAGGCTGGAAACGCTAGAGTCGTAAACATCATAGGCGGCAAGAAGTCAAACGCATACCGTGATAGAAGTCTGAGAAGCGAAGTGTATACGGCTCTATGGAACGATTATAAGGAGTACTTCAAAGTAAACTCCTATAGCAACACCTACCTAAAGGACTTTGAACGAGGATTAAAATATGTTCCTTTGTGGACTCCTTCAAATAATCTTTTGCGAAAAATTGAGGAAACAAATGGGCAAACATTGTTTTGA
- a CDS encoding helix-turn-helix transcriptional regulator: MNEALVSARKKAGLTISEAAKRIGISHGMLAMLETQKRKGSDATKIKVSSFYKQSVEELFYTH; encoded by the coding sequence ATGAATGAAGCATTAGTTAGCGCTAGAAAGAAAGCCGGACTCACTATTTCAGAAGCTGCAAAAAGGATAGGCATTTCCCACGGGATGCTCGCTATGCTAGAAACACAGAAGCGCAAAGGAAGCGACGCAACCAAGATAAAGGTATCCAGCTTCTATAAGCAAAGTGTAGAAGAACTTTTCTATACCCATTAA
- a CDS encoding helix-turn-helix transcriptional regulator, protein MCMSYEEVSERTGVSVKRIKRYEEDSRRMPHQLMVVFSGLYRLSVNHLYFGVTPSVENKNHLNMSLAGR, encoded by the coding sequence ATGTGTATGTCATATGAAGAGGTATCGGAAAGAACGGGCGTGTCTGTAAAGCGGATCAAGAGGTACGAGGAAGACAGCCGGAGAATGCCACATCAGTTAATGGTAGTGTTCAGCGGACTTTATCGGTTATCTGTTAATCATCTGTACTTTGGCGTTACACCAAGCGTGGAAAATAAAAATCACCTTAACATGTCTTTGGCCGGACGTTAA